The region cgacctgcccaaggtcacctagcagacaaaagacggagctgggatgagaacccgggtccttccgactcccaggcccgggctctagccactaggccacgctgctgctcacgcTGCCTCTTTGGGGGCAAGGATCGTGTTTACCTTCCCTCTCCTACCCAGACCTGAGGCGCCCAGCAGCTGCCGCTgctgcagcaggaggaggagggcgagaaaGAGCCGGGAGGCCAGTGAGAAAGGCCCAGCCTCTCTCCGCAGACACAGGGCCTCGCCGAACCTTAACGTGGCGTCGGAATCCGCGCCGGCTTCCGGGAGGCGGGGACCTAGTAAGCCAAGTTTTATCGCGACCAGTCCCCGACCACCAACTCGGTAAACCCGCCTCCACGATACCGGTCCACACGATCCAAATTTCCGCTTCTGCCGATCGATTCGTGTCTCTCCCTCCAACcctgcctcgctgacctccctctaTAACCCAATCCACCCGGCCGGCTCCTCGCGTGCCAACCTACCCTCCGGACCTCCGTCTCCTCCGAAcctcgccgccggcccctcgccctccctcgggcctggaactccctcccctttgtaTCCTAAAGACCTtcaccctccctgccttcaaaaccctcctaagatcacatctccccgCAAAGGCTAAGCCCTCGCCTCCCCAGCCCCGCCTTTGCTCCGAGTGATCTACCTACGCCCTTGGCTGTGAGCCCCGGAAGCACTCGACCTGCCCGTCTAACGGGGAGGGCAAGCACCACCAACGGCCTGTGCTGGCTCAGCACCTCTGGCCCCCCGAGGGCAGGTGGTGGCCTTAGAGAGCGGAGCGGCCCTCTACTAGGAGCCCGCTTCGGTCCTCCCCGAAAGGACTCCACGGTGCCTGGGGATTTCGATGGCCACAGCCCGAACGACAACGAGAGATTTCTCAGGGGTCTTGACCGAAGGGGGAAAAAACCACAGCCGAACCaagccctccgcccccaccccccgagggagaagagaagaaggggaggaggaggaggcagagcgaCCCACCTTATGTAAACAAGTGTCCACCACCCAGTCGCACACCTTCTCCAGGTCGTCCGTCACTTGGAGCCGAGACCTGACAAACTCGCAGAGCTCCTCGTTGCTCATGACGTCCCAGATGCCGTCGCAGGCCAGGACGACGAACTCGTCCTCCTCGGCCCGCGGGACCTCGCACACCTCGGGCTCGGGGGACACCAGCTGCTCCGTGGGGCCCTTGCCGTCCACGCACTTGTAGTCGTAGTCCCCCAGGGCCCGCGACACGGCCAGCGAGCCGTTCACGCGCTGGATCATGACGCTGCCCCCCGCGTTCTGGATCCGCTCCTTCTCCCGCGGGTTGCAGGGCTTGTGGTCCTGGGTGGAGAAGCAGACCCGCCCGCTCCGGACCAGGACGGCCCGCGAGTCGCCGCAGTTGATGAAGTAGACGTGCTCGGGGGAGATGAGGACGGCCACGGCCGTGGAGCCGCTCCGGTCCATCCCGTTCCGCAGGTCGGAAAAGTTGCGCATGTACTCGTCGATCTTCAAAAAGCCAGTCCGGATGCCGCTCTTGACGTTCTCCACGGACGGCTCCAGGGCCGAGCCCGGCTTCTCGGCCGCCCGGAAGTCCGCGTTGTCCGTGATGTGCTCCAGCAGGTGGGCCGAGCAGTAGTTGGCCACCCGGGAGCCGGCGTGGCCGTCGTAGACGGCGAAGAACGACCAGTGGTCCAGGCCGTGGGGGACGCCCACCACGGCCGTGTGAGCGTCCTCCATCTCCACCCGCCAGCCCTGCATGCTGCTCAGCCCGTAGCGCAGGCCGTTGCCGGCGCCGTGGGCGTTGTGCTTCTCCGTCTTGGGCTTATCCAAGAATGCGCCCATGGTGGCTCTGGAATCTGGAAGACAAGACGCACCGAGATGACCGTGCGGCTCAGCGGCGCCAACCTCCCACCGAGGGCCCGCCGCTCgggcggctccggccccggctgcCACCTCTGGCCTCCCGGGGACGGCCCGGTTTGGGGACCTCGCATCTCGCCCCGCACCCATCTTCCCTCGGCCTCTCCCGCGGCCCCTTCCGACTCTCGCTTGCGAGCCGGAAACCGGGAAGGTGGTTCCCGGCGCGACGGCACGGCATCGGCAACTGAGCTGCGGTCGCCAGCCAGAAACGGGCCTCTGGCAGCCCGCCGCCTGCCGGGCCTCGGAGGGAGAGGGACTCCGGGGACGAGGGCATCCGTGCAGCTGCATGAGCTCCCGGCAGCAGACAGTCCTGAGCGCGGGGTTCTTCGGGAACGGGATTCTGGATACGAGAGCACCCGTGCCGCGCCGCACAAGCCCCAGCAGCACAGGCCTGTCCCGAGCACAGGGTCCTCGGGCCCGTAGCGGGGCGAGCCCGGACCGGCAGCATTGACAGTGGGACACCCGGGAGCGAccggtaataattacggtatttgttaggcacttattatgtgccaggcactatactaagccgggggggggatacaagcaaatcaggtcggacacagtccccgtcccacgtggggctcaaggtctcaatccccactttatagatgaggtcactgagatagacagaagtgaagcgactcgcccaaggtcacagagcagacgagcggcagagccgggattaaaacccatgacctctgactcccaggcccacgttcttttcaTCAGGCCTCGCTAGCTCACTGCCGTGCTCTTGccccatcctgccactggcctgaaacacccttcctcttcgtaACCGACAGATGActactcttccccccccttcaaaatctTGTTGCaaacatgtctcctccaagaagccttccctgacgaagccctcctttccttttcttccactcccttccgtgtcaccgacttgctcccttttttcaactccccctcccagccccacagcacttatgtccatatctgtaattttattcacttatattaacgtctgtctccccttctagactgtcaatttgttgtgggtggggaacgtgttggttatattgtactctcccaagcacttagtgcagtgctctgcacacggtaagtgctcaatacatacaactgactggggaaggaagaagcaaAGAGGAATTCAAGGGAGCGGGTGGTTCCCCTTTCCTAGCTTCCTCCAACGTGAACATTCCCACGGGAAGCCaactggagggaagagggaatggagggggttggtcgggggagagaagatggggcggagcgtgggggaaatgagaggcagGGATGACTTAGAAGCACTAAAATGGCCAAGTGATCCGAAAAGCTCCAGGGAGTTAACTGGTGGCTGGGCTCGGCGCGGGGAGGGCCACCTAATGCTCAGAAAAGCGTCCCGTCTCCCGGGcccccagagagctgaggggcgaACACGGGGTGCAAGGCCTCCTGGacactctttaataataatgatggcatttgttaagcgcttactatgtgcaaagcactattctaagcgccggggggcatacagggtgatgaggttgtcccacgtggagctcccagtcttaatccccattttacagatgaggtcactgaggcacagagaagtgacttgcccaaagtcacacaactgacaagcggccctgggattagaacccatgacctctgactcccaagtgcgggctctttccactgagccacgctgcttccctttaccAGGCTGCTTCACAAGATGGGTCAAAAGCCCGGACTGGGTATTGGAGATCTCTGGAGATCGGACATCCTGTGGCCCAGGGCTCTCGCCGGGCCTCAAGATCTGGGCATAACCAACGCACCATTCCGGTCAACAGATCGCTTTGCGATGCCACTCCAAGGTTTCCTCTCCCCGCCTGACAGCTCAGTTCGGCACCCAAAAGGGCCGGTCATCCCACGGGGAAGGACTCTTCATCTCTCCCTAGTCTTTCTGcccaggggtgggggatggaTGGTGGGGCGCTTATTAGACTTTCCCACTTCTGGCCAGTTCAGATTTCCCTAGAATTCTATCATACTGTTTCCTGAAAGGTTCTCTCTACCCTAATTCCCTTCTGGAGCCTGACTCGCTTTTAATAACCCCCAACTGGAGAGAGGTAAATGAACCCTCTTCGGGAGACACTACGGGTTTAAGGGATTATACGGAGGAGATTTAACTCAAAATTAGGTTCCCAAAACAGTCCGGCCGAGACTGAGAATCTACAGCCGATTCTTCCGccgtgggaggggatggggggcaggggagggagaagaatacTGCAACCTCACAACCCAGACAACTCAAGTTAGAGTCCAAATGGCACTTGCCGCACCCAggcctcattttttttctttaaagggtatttgatgagcgcttactacgtgccaggcactatagaacTGTAGACAAGACACAgtgcgtgtcccacatgggactcacggtcttaatccttcagacgagggaactgaggcccagagaagtgacttgaccaaggtcatccagcggacaagcagcggagccaggattagaatccagggactTCCAGAcccgcggtctttccactaggtcacgacgCTTCTTTGTGGCAATCCAGCCCAATCCAGTCCCCAAATGGcgttcttccttcattc is a window of Ornithorhynchus anatinus isolate Pmale09 chromosome 9, mOrnAna1.pri.v4, whole genome shotgun sequence DNA encoding:
- the PPM1B gene encoding protein phosphatase 1B isoform X3, producing MGAFLDKPKTEKHNAHGAGNGLRYGLSSMQGWRVEMEDAHTAVVGVPHGLDHWSFFAVYDGHAGSRVANYCSAHLLEHITDNADFRAAEKPGSALEPSVENVKSGIRTGFLKIDEYMRNFSDLRNGMDRSGSTAVAVLISPEHVYFINCGDSRAVLVRSGRVCFSTQDHKPCNPREKERIQNAGGSVMIQRVNGSLAVSRALGDYDYKCVDGKGPTEQLVSPEPEVCEVPRAEEDEFVVLACDGIWDVMSNEELCEFVRSRLQVTDDLEKVCDWVVDTCLHKGSRDNMSIVLVCFSNAPKVSEEAVKKDVELDKHLESRVEEIMEKSGEEGMPDLAHVMRILSAENIPNLPPGGGLPGKRNVIEAVYNRLNPHRENDGGAGDLEEPW
- the PPM1B gene encoding protein phosphatase 1B isoform X1; translation: MGAFLDKPKTEKHNAHGAGNGLRYGLSSMQGWRVEMEDAHTAVVGVPHGLDHWSFFAVYDGHAGSRVANYCSAHLLEHITDNADFRAAEKPGSALEPSVENVKSGIRTGFLKIDEYMRNFSDLRNGMDRSGSTAVAVLISPEHVYFINCGDSRAVLVRSGRVCFSTQDHKPCNPREKERIQNAGGSVMIQRVNGSLAVSRALGDYDYKCVDGKGPTEQLVSPEPEVCEVPRAEEDEFVVLACDGIWDVMSNEELCEFVRSRLQVTDDLEKVCDWVVDTCLHKGSRDNMSIVLVCFSNAPKVSEEAVKKDVELDKHLESRVEEIMEKSGEEGMPDLAHVMRILSAENIPNLPPGGGLPGKRNVIEAVYNRLNPHRENDGGPEEAARGGAQGKVVEALRQMRITHRGNYRQLLEEMLASFRLARGQGAESPVPPAAAVAPPPADGDTHPGPETPGQDPGPSGDEGSP
- the PPM1B gene encoding protein phosphatase 1B isoform X2; protein product: MGAFLDKPKTEKHNAHGAGNGLRYGLSSMQGWRVEMEDAHTAVVGVPHGLDHWSFFAVYDGHAGSRVANYCSAHLLEHITDNADFRAAEKPGSALEPSVENVKSGIRTGFLKIDEYMRNFSDLRNGMDRSGSTAVAVLISPEHVYFINCGDSRAVLVRSGRVCFSTQDHKPCNPREKERIQNAGGSVMIQRVNGSLAVSRALGDYDYKCVDGKGPTEQLVSPEPEVCEVPRAEEDEFVVLACDGIWDVMSNEELCEFVRSRLQVTDDLEKVCDWVVDTCLHKGSRDNMSIVLVCFSNAPKVSEEAVKKDVELDKHLESRVEEIMEKSGEEGMPDLAHVMRILSAENIPNLPPGGGLPGKRNVIEAVYNRLNPHRENDGVCVEKILNDEILSTSSAT